Proteins encoded by one window of Salvia splendens isolate huo1 chromosome 7, SspV2, whole genome shotgun sequence:
- the LOC121740904 gene encoding vesicle-associated membrane protein 727-like produces the protein MVPKGLIYSFVAKGTVVLAEHTPYSGNFSTIAVQCLQKLPSNSSKYTYSCDGHTFNFLLDSGFVFLVVADESMGRSIPFVFLERVKDDFKQRYGASFKSDDPHPLEDDEDEDDLLFEDRFSIAYNLDREFGPKLKEHMQYCMNHPEEMNKLSKVKAQITEVKGIMMDNIEKVLDRGEKIELLVDKTDNLQFQADSFQRQGRQLRRQMWMQNLRMKLMIAGVVLVLLCLLWLMFR, from the exons ATGGTTCCGAAGGGTTTGATTTACAGCTTCGTTGCCAAAGGGACTGTCGTGCTAGCAGAGCACACTCCATACTCTGGAAACTTCAGCACAATCGCCGTTCAGTGCTTGCAAAAGCTTCCTTCTAATAGCAGCAAGTACACGTACTCATGTGATGGCCACACTTTCAATTTCCTGCTCGATAGTGGATTTG TGTTCCTAGTTGTTGCAGATGAATCAATGGGAAGAAGCATACCTTTTGTATTTTTGGAGAGAGTGAAGGATGATTTCAAGCAGCGCTATGGTGCTAGCTTCAAGAGTGATGATCCACACCCTTTAGaggatgatgaagatgaagatgaccTGTTGTTTGAAGATCGGTTTAGCATTGCATACAATCTTGATCGAGAATTTGG ACCAAAGCTCAAGGAACACATGCAGTATTGTATGAATCATCCAGAGGAAATGAACAAGCTGTCCAAAGTGAAGGCTCAAATAACAGAGGTCAAAGGGATAATGATGGACAACATTGAGAAG GTTTTGGATCGTGGTGAGAAAATTGAATTACTGGTGGACAAGACTGATAACCTCCAGTTCCAG GCTGACAGCTTCCAAAGGCAAGGCAGGCAGTTGCGTCGGCAAATGTGGATGCAAAATCTCCGCATGAAGCTGATGATTGCAGGGGTGGTTCTCGTTCTTCTCTGCCTTCTCTGGCTTATGTTTCGTTGA
- the LOC121742573 gene encoding uncharacterized protein LOC121742573, producing MGNCLGTTKKSAAEIAPSELMKPAPVIKLYGHPDSFATSHVRLALSYKPVTLQFVPSDAQENPTIMYRNDVVTGSVEEILRYLDAKFPDPPVSAAGSVWGWCGEKTPAVVWVVMLQHRSMGWHLERMEKWAADMEARGGNARGDPSMGSPRMEVKKFAKSYSQLQQVLLEHAQMEEKVMFQILESADRGLCKSANEDHARDLPIMNGIKEEIKIIGVMNAGSPDYQEALGRLLSRLKKLKENCKQHFEAEERELLPLMEATDLNKVQHEKVLQQSLDAMRETHSHLFRFFMEGLCPQDGMHYFGLIKRYCDNVRASLMLHMTVEQ from the exons ATGGGGAATTGTTTGGGGACAACGAAGAAATCGGCGGCGGAGATCGCGCCGTCGGAGCTGATGAAGCCGGCGCCGGTGATAAAGCTGTACGGGCATCCGGACAGCTTCGCGACGTCGCACGTGAGATTAGCCCTCTCGTACAAGCCGGTGACGCTCCAATTCGTGCCCTCCGACGCGCAAGAAAACCCTACGATTATGTACCGGAACGACGTCGTCACGGGCTCGGTGGAGGAGATTCTCAGGTATTTGGACGCGAAGTTCCCCGACCCACCGGTGTCGGCGGCGGGGAGCGTGTGGGGGTGGTGCGGGGAGAAGACGCCGGCGGTGGTGTGGGTGGTGATGCTGCAGCATCGGAGCATGGGCTGGCATCTGGAGAGGATGGAGAAGTGGGCGGCGGACATGGAGGCGCGTGGGGGGAACGCGAGGGGGGATCCGTCGATGGGGAGCCCGAGGATGGAGGTGAAGAAGTTCGCAAAGAGCTACTCGCAGCTGCAGCAGGTATTGCTCGAGCACGCGCAGATGGAGGAGAAGGTCATGTTTCAGATCCTCGAATCCGCCGATCGAG GGTTGTGCAAATCTGCAAACGAGGATCACGCAAGAGACCTACCTATAATGAATGGTATAAAAGAGGAGATTAAGATAATAGGAGTCATGAATGCCGGGAGCCCAGACTACCAAGAGGCCCTCGGTCGCCTCTTGTCCCGTCTCAAGAAACTAAAG GAAAACTGCAAGCAACACTTTGAAGCGGAGGAGCGCGAGCTGCTGCCACTGATGGAGGCGACGGACTTGAACAAGGTGCAGCACGAGAAAGTGCTGCAGCAGTCCTTGGACGCGATGCGCGAGACGCACTCTCACCTGTTCCGTTTCTTCATGGAAGGGCTGTGCCCTCAAGACGGGATGCACTACTTTGGGTTGATCAAGAGATACTGCGACAACGTTCGAGCATCGCTTATGCTGCACATGACGGTTGAGCAGTGA